The sequence TCGGCATCGAGACCGAAGTGCACCACCACGAAGTGGCCACCGCCGGCCAGTGCGAGATCGGCACCAAGTTCAGCTCGCTGGTGCAGAAGGCCGACGAACTGCTGACGATGAAGTACATCATCAAGAACGTCGCCTACCGCAACGGCAAGACCGCAACCTTCATGCCCAAGCCGATCGTTGGCGACAACGGCTCGGGCATGCACGTGCACCAGTCGCTGACCAAGGGCGGCACCAACCTGTTCGCCGGTGACGGTTACGGTGGCCTGTCGCAGATGGCGTTGTGGTACATCGGCGGCATCTTCAAGCATGCTCGCGCCATCAACGCCTTCTCCAACTCCGGCACCAACAGCTACAAGCGTCTGGTTCCGGGCTTCGAAGCGCCGGTGATGCTGGCCTATTCGGCGCGTAACCGCTCGGCGTCGTGCCGCATTCCGTGGGTCACCAACCCGAAGGCCCGCCGCATCGAAATGCGCTTCCCCGATCCGTTGCAGTCCGGCTACCTGACCTTCACCGCGCTGATGATGGCCGGCCTGGACGGCATCAAGAACCAGATCGACCCGGGCGCCCCGAGCGACAAGGACCTGTACGACCTGCCGCCGGAAGAAGAAAAGCTGATCCCGCAGGTGTGCTCCAGCCTGGACCAGGCACTGGAAGCGCTGGACAAGGACCGCGAGTTCCTCAAGGCCGGCGGCGTGATGAGCGACGACTTCATCGACGGCTACATCGCGCTGAAGATGCAGGAAGTCACCAAGTTCCGAGCTGCGACCCACCCGTTGGAGTACCAGCTGTACTACGGCAACTGAGTTCCACCGCGGTGATGGCGGAGGCCCCCCCTCCCACCTCCGCCATCGCCGCACATGTTCGATGGCTTCCTGGCACCACCAGGGAGCCCTGGGGTACGAGAGAGCACACCGTTCGCAACGCGCGGGCCTGACCTCTC comes from Xanthomonas vesicatoria ATCC 35937 and encodes:
- the glnA gene encoding type I glutamate--ammonia ligase encodes the protein MSVENVEKLIKDNKVEFVDLRFVDMRGVQQHITFPANIIEPALFEEGKMFDGSSIAGWKGINESDMVLLPDAGTAYLDPFFADPTIVLTCDILDPATMQSYERDPRGIAKRAEAYLKSSGTADQAFFGPEPEFFIFDSVRFANDMGHTFFQVGSEEAAWNTGAKYDGGNSGYRPGVKGGYFPVPPTDTLHDLRAEMIKTLEQVGIETEVHHHEVATAGQCEIGTKFSSLVQKADELLTMKYIIKNVAYRNGKTATFMPKPIVGDNGSGMHVHQSLTKGGTNLFAGDGYGGLSQMALWYIGGIFKHARAINAFSNSGTNSYKRLVPGFEAPVMLAYSARNRSASCRIPWVTNPKARRIEMRFPDPLQSGYLTFTALMMAGLDGIKNQIDPGAPSDKDLYDLPPEEEKLIPQVCSSLDQALEALDKDREFLKAGGVMSDDFIDGYIALKMQEVTKFRAATHPLEYQLYYGN